The Candidatus Paceibacterota bacterium genomic interval GACTTTATTATTCTTGGTTTTTTCATCACCGCCAAGATTGCGGGCATCGAGCACGTTGATCTCGAGAGCTTTGACAAGGTAGGCCTGCTGACGTAGATGGGTATAGATTTTGGTCCAGTCGTATTCAATGCCTTCTTTGAAAATTTCCGCATCAGCTTTGAAAAGCGTGACCGAGCCGTGATTTTTAGTCTTGCCAACTGGCTTGACTTTGTATTGAGGTTTACCAATTTTATAGTCCTGAGTATAGACCAGACCTTCTTTGTGAACATTTACTTTTGTATGAATGGAGAGAGCGTTGACCACCGAAGCTCCCACCCCGTGGAGACCGCCAGACACTTTGTAGCCTTCCCCTCCAAACTTTCCCCCAGCATGCAGTGTCGTCATAATAGTCTCAAGAGCAGAAACTTTGGTTTTCGAATGAATATCCACAGGGATACCGCGACCATTGTCCACCACGCGCACATACCCATCAGGCAAAAGAGCTACCTCGATGCGGTTGCAATGACCACCCATGGCTTCGTCGCGGGAGTTGTCGAAGATTTCCCAGATCAAATGGTGCAGACCCTCAGGGCCAGTCGTACCAATATACATACCTGGTCGCTTGCGGACCGGCTCGAGACCTTCTAGGACAGTGATGGCTTCGGCGCCATAGGTATCACGTTTTTCTTTTGCCTCTTTTGCCATATTTGTCTTACTATTGTACCAAAAAATCCAAAAAAAGCCCATTGACATATGGCTTTTATTACTATATAGTCAGAACAGACTCAAACAATCCTAAAGGAGGATTTAATATGAAATTTGTCATCGCCATCGTACTCAGCATTCTCTGTTTGAACGCTTCGGCACAAGACCCCGTCGGCAACTTGGTCGTCCAAGCCTATGCCTCGGCAAGTCCCTTCACCCCAGACGACATCGTTCGGAACGGTAGTCTGTATTCCAACTTCGTAACTCTTTCCGGGACCCAGGCCTCCATCTGGGTGGGAGAAACGATGTACCTCAGCAACAGCCACCCGTTGGCTTTCAACACCATAGATTCCAGCAATATTACCTGGTTCAATTCCTACTTTCTTGCAAGTGCTCCGGGAGGCACCGTTGTTGGTCCGCTTGGATTTGATCTGACTCAAATATTTCAGACATCGGGAGGCTTCGCCTTCTATGATCAGATGGGTAGCACCGCTATCCGTACCGACACTCTCGGCAACACCATTGCCGGCAACCAGGGAAATATCTTTGCGTTGGTTTTCCAGGTACCGACGGACCAGCTCCAACAGTTGGGTGACCAAGTCATAACGGGTCTGAGCGTCAACGTCAATGACAATGGCACTCCAGGCGTGGGAGACAGCTACGGCTCTGCTGCGGCGTTTGTTTTTCAAAGTGTCCCCGAACCGAGCACGGCCTGGCAATTGGTGGCAGGGCTTGCCATCTCTGGATGTGTCGCCTGGTCAATCTCCTATTATGGAAATAGGCGAAGTAGCCGGCTGTGACCAAAAGTTCCCCTAAAAAAACCAGTGCGTTGCTACACAGCGCCCTGGTTTTTCCTTTACTTTTGTCCTAAAAATGACTGATAAGCGCGGTTGCTAAATAGGCCAAAATGACGTACAATACTAGCTATCCCTATGACAAGCCTGTTGTCTCTATTTGCATCTTCATTCAAGCCTCTTTCTGACACGCTTTCCTATGTCACTATGTTTGGAATACTCTATTTCCAGATTTTTTTGCTGGTGACCTTTATAGGCAAACGCCAGACTATTCGGGAAGAGGAAATGGACCAAACTTTAAGCCAGTCGCGCAATGATACCTACCCCACCGCTACTGTCATCGTGCCCTGTTTTAATGAAGAAAAAACCGTCGACGGCACCATCAAATCTCTCCTTTCCCTCAACTACCCTGCAGATAAATTAAAAATTTTAATCATCAATGACGGCAGCAAAGACAATACAGGTGCCGTCATAGATAAATTTGTCGGGCATCCTCAGATCGAGGTCTACCACAAAGAAAATGGCGGCAAATACACCGCTCTCAATTTTGCCCTTTCAAAAACCACCAGTGAAATAGTTGGTTGTCTAGATGCCGACTCATTTGCCGATCGTGAGGCTCTGAGCCGTATTGCCAACTATTTCAAAAACCCAGAAGTGATGGCCGTGACACCCTCGGTAGTGATCAGTCATTCATCCAACATCATCCGTCAAATCCAAAAAGCGGAATACAACCTGGGTATCTTTGTTAGGAAGGTCTGCGGTATGCTCGACGCCATCAACGTCACTCCCGGACCTTTTTCTTTTTTCCGGCTGGCGGTCTTTAAGAAAATTGGAAACTACAGGCATGCTCACAATACCGAAGATCTCGAAATCGCTTTCCGCATGCAAAAACACCATATGAAAATCGTGAATGCCCATAAAGCCTTTGTCTTCACCGTCGGACCAAACACCATTAAAAAACTTTACAGACAGCGTGTGCGCTGGACAAGCGGCTTTCTCTCCAATCTCGTAGACTACCGCGACATGGTTTTTAAAAAGAAGTACGGACACCTTGGTATGATTGTGTTGCCCATGACTATTTTTGGCGTGATCAGTACCCTTGTCCTGATTGGCCTGGGCTTGATCCATTTTGGTATCTCAATCCACGACCAGATTGTCCGCTATCAGGCTATCGGTGCGTATTTCAAAATGCCGACTTTTGCTTCTCTGAGTTTTGATTGGTTTTTTGTCAACACTAGCGCCCTGCTGGTGATCGGGGTTGGCCTCTGGCTCCTGACAGTGGCCATCATCATGTACGGCCAAAAGATCGCGACCGGTAAGACCCGCCTCGGTATAGATACATTCTATTTCCTTTTCTTTTATTCTTTTATCGCCCCTTTCTGGCTGATCAAATCAGTTTATAATACTACTCTCTCCAAGACAGCGCCTTGGCGTTAAAAAAATATGGACCAACACCAACGACCCCAGTTTGAATGGAAAAAATACGTTATTACTCTAGTGATTACCGTCACTATTTTTGGAACGGCTCTCTATATCAATAACATAATGGATGCCAAGCGAGTTGAAAATGTCAAAGCCATCCAGGATCGCATCTCTCTCGACCTGCTTTCGTCCGAGACACAGTTTGACCTTCTCAAGGAAGGCACCTGCAAAAATGTGAACGAATCGGTCCTTTCGGATGAGCTCGGCACTCTGGCCACCAAGCTTTCATATATGGAAGAAAATGACAGCTCCAACCCCGACCTCATCCAGCTCAAGACATATTATTCTATCCTTGAAATAAAAGATTTTCTTTTGATGCAGCAGCTTGGCCAGCGCTGTCCTTTCAAGCCGGTTTCCATTCTCTATTTTTATTCAAAAGCAGATCAATGCCCCGACTGTCAAAAAATGAGCTACGTCCTCACCTATCTCCGTGAACAATACCCAGAGGTGCGCATTTATTCTTTTGATTATGATCTTGGCCTGTCATTGGTTGAAACCATGAAATCCATGTACAAGATAGGCAACCAGCTGCCCGCCATCGTCGTGGGTGAAAAAGTCTACTATGGCTTTATTGATATAGATCAAATGAAAAAAATCGTGCCTGCCCTAAAACAGCTTGACCAGCAGCATGCTAAGGCGGTCACAAGCACACCGCCGGGCACATCCACAAGTACTAACACTGGCCCCAACGTTGGCGCGACAACTTCAACAGCTTCAACTACTTCAACCTCAAAAATTTCTCAGTGAAATAAGGAGTGTGGGTGAGCATGTCTTTTTGGCGATATGTAATATAAGGCATATTTTTTATGCTTTATATTACATATTGGAGAAAAGACACAATACCCCTTTTCACTTCCCCCTCTTCCCCCAAAAAAATTGTTGAGCCACCTCTCGGACTTGAACCGAGGACCTTCGCTTTACAAAAGCGTTGCTCTACCAACTGAGCTAAGGTGGCAATTGTTCATCGACGACGAATGCCTAGAAATATAACTGATTTGGAGCCTTCTGTCTACTTTTGTGATCTTCGATGTGCTTAATGAAAAAGGAAACCGAGCCGCGATTGTGAGGAATACGGGGCCCTTTGATAAGACGCGAAATGCGTCCAATCAATTTGTGAAAGGCCACGAAACCCTTGATAAAGAAAACTTCAATCGTAGTCAATATACGTTGTCCGGCAGCTTTAAGTGAATGGGCTGAAAAATACTTGGCAAGAGAATGAAACCAGAGACCGACCCGTCTGAGCCAGCTATCGCTTCGCTCAAAAGAAAAAGAGAAAATGGCCCGCCCAGTCTGAAGCTGAAGGAGCCTGTTGCCTAGGAGCACCACAATACCTGCCAATGATACGCCGAGAATAATGGATAGAGATGTCATAGTAGTTTTCTACTTTTCGAGAACCCCAAACCGCACGAAACGCTCCACTTGGATCTTTTCACCAAACTTCTGAATGGCGCTTTCGATCAACTGAGCAATAGTGAGGTCAGGATTTTTGATGAAGGGTTGCTCAAGTAATGCCTCTGACTCTACGGGACTAGTCGCTGATACCTGCATAGCAATATCATAGGCCAGCTTTTTAAACTCTTCATTTTTAGACACAAAGTCTGTTTCTGAGACAAGCTCCACCATGGCACCAATAGTGCCTGTGGAGTGAATATATGCCGCTATAGCCCCTGCTCCAAGGGTCCGATCCCCCTTTTTAGCGGCAATATCCGCCCCCTTTTGACGAAGCAAAACCAAAGCTTTTTCCTTGTCTCCTCCAGCCTCTTCGAGCGCTTTTTTACACTGCATAATAGAGATACCTGTCAGGTCTCGTAATTCTTTGATTTGTTCGGTAGTGATGGCCATAAAATTAAAAAGCGCGGTAGCGCGCGTTAGATTAAATATTATTAAACGATCTTCTTGGCGTTGGTGTAGGCCTCGACAAATTTGTCTACAAAGAAAGCGATGCTTGAGATAGATGAGTCGTTGCCTACAATAGCGTAGTCAACTTTTTTGATATCACAATCAGAGCCACAAAGAGCAATGACCGGAATATTATTTTGTTTGGCTTCAGCGACAGCGATAGCTTCTTTTTTGGAGTCAATCACAAACATAGCCGCTGGCATTTTGACCATAGGAGTCAGACCTAAGAAAAGCACAGTCAGACGGTCGATCTCTCGGTCAATCAAAAGTCTTTCTTTTTTAGTATATTTGACGAGCTCGCCTTTTTCGCGTTTGGAAATGAGGTCGTGGAGTTTTTCTACTCGTTTGCGGATACTGTCAAAGTTGGTGAGAGTACCTCCTACCCAGCGGCCAGCGACAAAGGGCATTTCGAGCAGCTCCCCTGCCTTGCGAGCAATAGCCTGAGCCTCACTTTTGCCTCCTACGATCAGGATCTGTTTGCTTTCGGAAGCTAGTTTTTTGACGAATTCTAGAGCGGCGTTGAGAGATTCTTCAGTTTTTTCGAGGTTAAAAATCTCGACTTTGTTTTTGGCGCCAAAAATAAAGGGCTTGGTAGATGGGTGGCGGCGGGATTTGATAAAACCAAAATGCGCCCCAGCCTTGAAAAGGCCGTCCATCACAGTCCCGGAAGTTGTGTTTGTGTCTGATTTTTTAGCAATTGTGTCTGTGGTCATGTGTCTCGATATACTAGCAAATAGGGGTGTTTTTTGCAACTCTTTTTAGGCTCGCCCAGCCTCTCGACCAAGGCTCAATAAAGCTCTATCCTTATTCTTAGGCCTAGGGTTTCGATGAGCCTTTGGGCAAAGGCTATAGTCGGATTTGACATCCCCGCCTCATAACGGGAGATGGTCGATTGGTCTGTTCCTAGACTTTTAGCAAGCTCAACTTGAGTAAGTCTACTTTTAATCCTGGCATCAACAATAGCAGTTCGGAGTTTGTACTCAAAATCCAA includes:
- a CDS encoding ATP-binding protein, which codes for MAKEAKEKRDTYGAEAITVLEGLEPVRKRPGMYIGTTGPEGLHHLIWEIFDNSRDEAMGGHCNRIEVALLPDGYVRVVDNGRGIPVDIHSKTKVSALETIMTTLHAGGKFGGEGYKVSGGLHGVGASVVNALSIHTKVNVHKEGLVYTQDYKIGKPQYKVKPVGKTKNHGSVTLFKADAEIFKEGIEYDWTKIYTHLRQQAYLVKALEINVLDARNLGGDEKTKNNKVKALEKALADEETMYLKDEGIDMPSMTFFFEGGLRSLVAFYNQSQKPLHKNIFYVEKEFKAAGTGNESKDVNVEVALQYVDDINPKIVAFANNTYN
- a CDS encoding glycosyltransferase; protein product: MTSLLSLFASSFKPLSDTLSYVTMFGILYFQIFLLVTFIGKRQTIREEEMDQTLSQSRNDTYPTATVIVPCFNEEKTVDGTIKSLLSLNYPADKLKILIINDGSKDNTGAVIDKFVGHPQIEVYHKENGGKYTALNFALSKTTSEIVGCLDADSFADREALSRIANYFKNPEVMAVTPSVVISHSSNIIRQIQKAEYNLGIFVRKVCGMLDAINVTPGPFSFFRLAVFKKIGNYRHAHNTEDLEIAFRMQKHHMKIVNAHKAFVFTVGPNTIKKLYRQRVRWTSGFLSNLVDYRDMVFKKKYGHLGMIVLPMTIFGVISTLVLIGLGLIHFGISIHDQIVRYQAIGAYFKMPTFASLSFDWFFVNTSALLVIGVGLWLLTVAIIMYGQKIATGKTRLGIDTFYFLFFYSFIAPFWLIKSVYNTTLSKTAPWR
- a CDS encoding thioredoxin family protein, with product MDQHQRPQFEWKKYVITLVITVTIFGTALYINNIMDAKRVENVKAIQDRISLDLLSSETQFDLLKEGTCKNVNESVLSDELGTLATKLSYMEENDSSNPDLIQLKTYYSILEIKDFLLMQQLGQRCPFKPVSILYFYSKADQCPDCQKMSYVLTYLREQYPEVRIYSFDYDLGLSLVETMKSMYKIGNQLPAIVVGEKVYYGFIDIDQMKKIVPALKQLDQQHAKAVTSTPPGTSTSTNTGPNVGATTSTASTTSTSKISQ
- the tsf gene encoding translation elongation factor Ts; this encodes MAITTEQIKELRDLTGISIMQCKKALEEAGGDKEKALVLLRQKGADIAAKKGDRTLGAGAIAAYIHSTGTIGAMVELVSETDFVSKNEEFKKLAYDIAMQVSATSPVESEALLEQPFIKNPDLTIAQLIESAIQKFGEKIQVERFVRFGVLEK
- the rpsB gene encoding 30S ribosomal protein S2; the encoded protein is MTTDTIAKKSDTNTTSGTVMDGLFKAGAHFGFIKSRRHPSTKPFIFGAKNKVEIFNLEKTEESLNAALEFVKKLASESKQILIVGGKSEAQAIARKAGELLEMPFVAGRWVGGTLTNFDSIRKRVEKLHDLISKREKGELVKYTKKERLLIDREIDRLTVLFLGLTPMVKMPAAMFVIDSKKEAIAVAEAKQNNIPVIALCGSDCDIKKVDYAIVGNDSSISSIAFFVDKFVEAYTNAKKIV
- a CDS encoding helix-turn-helix transcriptional regulator, which produces MNKKSKDFYRCQPGIKEIAMELDFEYKLRTAIVDARIKSRLTQVELAKSLGTDQSTISRYEAGMSNPTIAFAQRLIETLGLRIRIELY